A single genomic interval of Scatophagus argus isolate fScaArg1 chromosome 22, fScaArg1.pri, whole genome shotgun sequence harbors:
- the arid2 gene encoding AT-rich interactive domain-containing protein 2 isoform X1 has product MANSTGKNLLDQRRKGQAFLDELRQFHQSRGSPFKKIPFVGGKELDLNALYIRVVSLGGFAKVSDKNQWIELGEEFNFPRSCSNAAFALKQYYLRYLEKYEKVHHFGEDDEESQPGNPKASLPIGAIPSSYNYQQHIVSDYLRQSYGLSTDFVPPCDYNKLVLSLLSGLPNEVDFAVNVCTLLSNESKHAMQLDKDPKLVTLLLAHAGVFDDSLGSFSGVFGMDWKEKTSRDFARFWKEEVEDTEVRELIWDKSSPAQDGTSCEERWQSLFHPPRNPGISDMEAQRVLQIAVILRNLSFEEANVKLLAANRTCLRFLLLCAHCNLISLRQLGLDTLGNVAAELQLDPVDFRTTHLIFHTITKCLMSRDRFLKMRAMEILGNLSKAEDNGVLICEYVDQDSYKEVMMLLTLPDLMLLMASLEVLYLLAQLGEVPCSKIASVDHSIDLLVRLVSVDLHTFGPDALTAVRLIEHQANADQAAEVRPQLVEQVPAAVQGAPAPVTRVPVQSNQPPPGIVELDGEKFTLQWLNAHFETHPEGTVSRSEMYSEYLATCSKMGRSNILNSTGFLKCLRTVFPNHTMRRQEESKANGQIHILLVGLRRRSIPLPIQLYYQQPQQQPQQQNPAAAPPPPAARHEAPGDPQAPPPGKTGLPPGHPSLGPQFVRTPGSSLGTAGAAPSMALTAQDPPHGSHPTVSRHPVPPQVPLQSPPNPLAAAQQVRPGTVVQIPTSAPAIQNHSSQNPVAPTAAQQQQQHSPMLPTGTPVTLFQQVPQGHILTARVQGVCPPITQHPPMPQTPSLCGPQGGAPQMEPQCVAAASTPSSSIQVGGGQALSIAGVPNSQGSRVTFQNIAPKPAPNQSGGPAATIATPNQQPQPQQQAQSVVIVSPNPQQSPAYTPAIHQIVLTNPSTIPGAQTIQIAGQPGTASSPCPPPASHSNTQVQSSQTVSHTLSMKRHQPQQHQQQPPLQIISQTPPSQPTSTESSLIKQLLLPKRGPSTPGGKLILPAPQVPLPNSTIAPSPQVIYQTSYSAQNPSPQPQQLNVQLVPGQLPAAGAPAVQTVQLLPGQLISTSSPGAATIIQGPAAAGQVTFTVVPNTGFTTSTAAVAAVSQGAVAPGVPPPPFSTGTVPHHTPAAPPPLPPPPLPAPLRGDKIICQKEEEAKDATGLHIHERKIEVMENSSLTEGDSSNSKTSNGDVAACAKLLNGRKCMESNLPPYHSGNSQGTLNGPATESHPANGKQALSPGLNTPLEGNSDPKKTLVNGVCDFDRGDSGGNFNKNIPNHIASKQYLGNGEVGPSEKSHGSDPPLPSPPPPQQDTAKAQQAERLANGPQAVGIRPPSELTNGPLGPGHAVPVLRQQLLPNSTLPSTVTLTSQSLAASPANGVASEARGLKRPAENEDRSAAAASSGIPNKVGVRIITISDPNNAGSSATMVAVPAGTDPSTVAKVAIENATQQRNCSPTQAAVSTPTVTPSPPPVCQPAPAGNHSPHLPAQPAPAAPPEPSRKAGQNFKCLWQSCKRWFETPSQVFYHAATQHGGKDVYGGHCLWEGCEPFPRQRLSFITHLQDKHCSREALLAGLKLEEQQAQSPNQTSSQTPPVAGSTPAQRAPKTIVNHPSAALMALRRGSRNLVFRDFTDEKEGPVTKHIRLTAALTLKNIAKHSDCGRMLVKRHETHLSVLALSNMEVSTTLAKCLYELTRSLQA; this is encoded by the exons ATGGCAAATTCGACGGGGAAAAATCTACTAGATCAGCGAAGGAAAGGACAGGCTTTCCTGGACGAGCTGCGGCAATTTCACCAAAGCAGAGG ATCGCCGTTCAAGAAGATTCCTTTCGTGGGTGGGAAAGAGCTGGATCTGAATGCTCTCTATATCAGAGTCGTCTCTTTAGGTGGATTTGCTAAG GTCTCTGACAAAAACCAATGGATTGAACTTGGAGAAGAGTTTAACTTTCCAAGGAGTTGTTCCAACGCTGCATTTGCTTTAAAACAGTACTACCTTCG ATACTTGGAGAAATATGAGAAAGTCCACCACTTTGGCGAGGATGATGAAGAATCACAGCCGGGGAATCCCAAAGCCTCTCTTCCAATTGGTGCAATTCCCAGCTCTTATAACTACCAGCAACACATTGTATCAG ACTATCTCCGCCAAAGCTATGGACTGTCTACGGATTTCGTTCCGCCGTGCGACTACAACAAACTGGTGCTGTCTCTCCTTTCGGGCCTACCCAACGAAGTGGACTTTGCTGTTAATGTTTGCACTCTGCTTTCAAACGAGAGCAAGCATGCCATGCAGCTGGACAAGGACCCCAAACTGGTCACGTTGCTGTTGGCCCACGCCGGCGTCTTCGACGACT CGCTAGGCAGCTTCTCTGGGGTATTCGGGATGGACTGGAAGGAGAAAACCTCCCGGGATTTTGCCAGG TTCTggaaagaggaggtggaggacacGGAAGTCAGGGAGCTGATCTGGGACAAGAGCAGCCCAGCACAAG ATGGTACGTCGTGTGAGGAGCGCTGGCAGAGCCTCTTCCACCCGCCACGGAACCCGGGTATCAGTGACATGGAGGCCCAGCGGGTGCTGCAGATTGCCGTTATCCTGCGAAACCTCTCCTTTGAGGAGGCCAACGTCAAGCTGCTGGCGGCCAACCGAACGTGCCTGCGTTTCCTTTTGCTCTGCGCCCACTGTAACCTCATCTCACTCCGACAGCTTGGACTTGACACGTTGGGCAACGTGGCTGCCGAG CTCCAGCTGGATCCGGTTGATTTTCGGACGACTCATCTGATCTTTCACACCATCACCAAATGCTTGATGTCCAGGGACAGGTTTCTCAAAATGAGAG CCATGGAGATCCTGGGCAACCTCAGCAAGGCAGAGGACAACGGTGTGCTGATCTGCGAGTATGTAGACCAGGACTCTTACAAGGAGGTGATGATGCTCCTCACCCTCCCCGACCTCATGCTCCTCATGGCCTCTTTGGAGGTGCTGTACCTCCTGGCCCAGCTCGGAGAGGTCCCCTGCAGCAAGATTGCTTCAGTCGACCACAGCATAG ACCTGTTAGTGCGGTTGGTGTCGGTTGACCTTCATACGTTTGGACCTGACGCCCTAACAGCGGTGCGGTTGATCGAGCATCAGGCCAATGCCGACCAGGCAGCCGAGGTTCGACCACAGCTGGTAGAGCAGGTACCGGCAGCTGTGCAGGGAGCGCCAGCAcctg taACAAGGGTCCCAGTTCAGTCCAATCAGCCTCCACCTGGTATTGTTGAACTAGATGGGGAAAAATTTACACTGCAGTG GCTAAACGCACACTTTGAGACACACCCCGAGGGCACCGTCTCTCGATCCGAAATGTATTCCGAGTACCTGGCCACGTGCAGTAAAATGGGACGAAGCAACATCTTGAACTCCACAGGCTTCCTCAAATGTCTGCG GACTGTGTTTCCCAACCACACGATGCGGCGGCAAGAGGAATCCAAGGCCAATGGTCAGATTCATATACTTCTGGTAGGTCTAAGGCGAAGGTCAATCCCCCTGCCCATCCAGCTGTACTaccagcagcctcagcagcaaccacagcagcagaatccggcagcagctcctcctcctccagcagcccGACATGAAGCCCCAGGAGACCCTCAGGCCCCGCCTCCAGGTAAAACCG GCTTACCTCCTGGGCATCCCAGTCTTGGACCCCAATTTGTCCGGACCCCAGGTTCCAGTCTTGGCACCGCTGGTGCTGCCCCATCCATGGCCTTGACTGCACAGGACCCTCCCCATGGAAGCCACCCGACTGTTTCCCGTCATCCGGTGCCCCCGCAGGTGCCTCTGCAGTCACCACCAAATCCTCTGGCAGCAGCACAACAGGTTCGTCCTGGTACAGTGGTCCAGATTCCAACGTCGGCACCAGCCATCCAGAACCACAGCTCCCAGAACCCCGTCGCTCCAACTGCAgctcagcaacagcagcaacactcCCCGATGCTCCCCACGGGGACACCTGTCACACTGTTTCAGCAGGTACCACAGGGCCACATCCTCACCGCCAGGGTACAAGGTGTGTGCCCTCCAATCACCCAACACCCACCCATGCCTCAAACCCCTTCCCTGTGTGGACCTCAGGGTGGAGCTCCCCAGATGGAGCCTCAGTGTGTTGCTGCAGCATCGACACCCTCTTCTTCCATCCAGGTAGGAGGTGGTCAGGCGTTGAGTATCGCAGGTGTGCCCAATTCCCAGGGGTCTCGCGTCACATTTCAGAATATTGCCCCTAAACCAGCGCCAAATCAGTCAGGTGGACCAGCAGCCACGATAGCCACTCCCAACcagcagcctcagcctcagcagcaggCACAGAGTGTCGTAATAGTCAGTCCCAACCCTCAGCAGAGCCCAGCCTACACCCCTGCCATACACCAGATCGTTCTTACCAACCCCTCCACCATCCCTGGTGCCCAGACTATCCAGATAGCAGGGCAGCCTGGAACTGCTTCGAGCCCCTGCCCGCCTCCAGCTTCTCACTCCAATACCCAGGTCCAGTCCAGTCAAACTGTCAGCCATACACTGTCCATGAAACGGCATCAACCgcagcaacatcagcagcagccgccGCTCCAAATAATTTCCCAAACTCCTCCCTCTCAGCCTACCTCCACTGAGTCCAGCTTGATCAAACAGCTACTGCTTCCAAAGCGAGGGCCTTCTACTCCAGGAGGAAAGCTAATCCTCCCTGCTCCACAGGTGCCCCTTCCTAACAGCACGATAGCCCCTAGTCCACAGGTCATCTATCAGACAAGCTACAGCGCCCAGAATCCCTCTCCTCAGCCCCAGCAGCTCAATGTCCAGCTGGTTCCTGGTCAGCTTCCTGCAGCAGGAGCCCCAGCCGTCCAGACGGTCCAGCTCCTGCCAGGCCAGCTCATTTCCACAAGTAGCCCAGGAGCAGCTACCATCATCCAGGGCCCCGCAGCAGCTGGTCAAGTCACTTTCACCGTGGTCCCGAACACTGGTTTCACCACCTCGAccgctgctgttgctgctgtcagccagGGTGCTGTGGCTCCTGGagttccccctcctccattCTCTACTGGAACCGTGCCCCACCACACCCCAGCAGCTCCACCACcgctaccaccaccaccactgccagCTCCCCTCAGAGGAGACAAAATAATTTGtcaaaaggaggaggaggccaagGATGCCACGGGGCTGCACATCCATGAGAGAAAGATAGAGGTGATGGAGAACTCTTCTTTGACTGAAGGAGACTCCTCCAACAGCAAAACCAGTAATGGTGATGTTGCGGCATGTGCCAAGCTGCTAAACGGTCGAAAGTGCATGGAGTCTAATCTACCTCCATACCACTCAGGGAACAGCCAGGGGACACTCAATGGCCCGGCTACGGAGAGTCACCCTGCTAACGGGAAGCAGGCCCTCTCCCCCGGCCTGAACACCCCTCTGGAGGGCAACTCCGACCCCAAAAAGACTCTAGTCAACGGAGTGTGTGACTTTGATCGGGGTGACAGTGGTGGCaactttaacaaaaacattccaAATCACATTGCTTCCAAACAGTACTTGGGGAACGGGGAGGTGGGCCCCTCTGAGAAGAGTCACGGGTCAGACCCCCCTCTCCCTAGTCCTCCTCCCCCCCAGCAGGACACTGCCAAAGCCCAGCAGGCCGAGCGCCTGGCCAACGGACCGCAGGCAGTAGGCATCAGGCCTCCCTCGGAATTAACCAATGGACCTTTAGGGCCGGGCCACGCCGTGCCTGTGCTAAGACAGCAACTGCTCCCCAATTCCACCCTCCCCTCCACTGTTACTCTTACCTCCCAGAGTCTTGCTGCCTCTCCTGCAAACGGAGTGGCCTCTGAGGCTCGAGGTCTCAAGAGACCGGCTGAGAACGAGGACCGCAGCGCAGCGGCAGCATCCTCGGGGATCCCCAATAAAGTGGGAGTGCGGATCATCACCATCAGTGACCCCAACAACGCCGGCAGCAGTGCCACCATGGTGGCGGTACCAGCAGGAACAGACCCAAGCACAGTAGCCAAAGTAGCAATAGAGAACGCCACTCAGCAGAGGAACTGCTCACCCACACAGGCAGCTGTCTCCACG CCTACAGTTACCCCGTCCCCGCCCCCTGTATGCCAGCCTGCACCAGCAGGTAACCACAGCCCCCACCTCCCAGCACAGCCAGCCCCTGCAGCACCACCAGAGCCTAGCAGGAAAGCAGGGCAGAATTTCAAGTGTCTGTGGCAGTCCTGTAAACG GTGGTTTGAAACGCCGTCTCAGGTGTTTTACCACGCAGCGACGCAACATGGTGGAAAAGATGTGTACGGAGGCCATTGTTTATGGGAAGGATGTGAACCTTTTCCCCGACAGAGACTGTCCTTCATAACGCATTTACAG GATAAGCACTGTTCTCGAGAGGCTTTGCTGGCTGGACTCAAACTAGAGGAGCAGCAGGCACAAAGTCCCAACCAGACTTCTTCCCA GACTCCACCAGTGGCAGGCAGTACTCCAGCACAGCGAGCGCCGAAAACAATCGTGAATCATCCGAGCGCAGCTCTCATGGCCCTACGCAGAGGCTCTCGAAACCTGGTCTTCAGGGACTTCACT GACGAGAAAGAGGGACCAGTGACCAAACACATACGACTAACTGCTGCCTTAACGTTAAAGAACATCGCCAAGCACTCTGACTGTGGTCGCAT GTTGGTAAAGAGGCATGAGACGCACCTCTCTGTGCTCGCACTAAGTAACATGGAGGTTTCCACCACGCTCGCCAAATGCCTTTATGAACTGACACGCTCGCTCCAGGCTTAA
- the arid2 gene encoding AT-rich interactive domain-containing protein 2 isoform X2 gives MANSTGKNLLDQRRKGQAFLDELRQFHQSRGSPFKKIPFVGGKELDLNALYIRVVSLGGFAKVSDKNQWIELGEEFNFPRSCSNAAFALKQYYLRYLEKYEKVHHFGEDDEESQPGNPKASLPIGAIPSSYNYQQHIVSDYLRQSYGLSTDFVPPCDYNKLVLSLLSGLPNEVDFAVNVCTLLSNESKHAMQLDKDPKLVTLLLAHAGVFDDSLGSFSGVFGMDWKEKTSRDFARFWKEEVEDTEVRELIWDKSSPAQDGTSCEERWQSLFHPPRNPGISDMEAQRVLQIAVILRNLSFEEANVKLLAANRTCLRFLLLCAHCNLISLRQLGLDTLGNVAAELQLDPVDFRTTHLIFHTITKCLMSRDRFLKMRAMEILGNLSKAEDNGVLICEYVDQDSYKEVMMLLTLPDLMLLMASLEVLYLLAQLGEVPCSKIASVDHSIDLLVRLVSVDLHTFGPDALTAVRLIEHQANADQAAEVRPQLVEQVPAAVQGAPAPVTRVPVQSNQPPPGIVELDGEKFTLQWLNAHFETHPEGTVSRSEMYSEYLATCSKMGRSNILNSTGFLKCLRTVFPNHTMRRQEESKANGQIHILLVGLRRRSIPLPIQLYYQQPQQQPQQQNPAAAPPPPAARHEAPGDPQAPPPGLPPGHPSLGPQFVRTPGSSLGTAGAAPSMALTAQDPPHGSHPTVSRHPVPPQVPLQSPPNPLAAAQQVRPGTVVQIPTSAPAIQNHSSQNPVAPTAAQQQQQHSPMLPTGTPVTLFQQVPQGHILTARVQGVCPPITQHPPMPQTPSLCGPQGGAPQMEPQCVAAASTPSSSIQVGGGQALSIAGVPNSQGSRVTFQNIAPKPAPNQSGGPAATIATPNQQPQPQQQAQSVVIVSPNPQQSPAYTPAIHQIVLTNPSTIPGAQTIQIAGQPGTASSPCPPPASHSNTQVQSSQTVSHTLSMKRHQPQQHQQQPPLQIISQTPPSQPTSTESSLIKQLLLPKRGPSTPGGKLILPAPQVPLPNSTIAPSPQVIYQTSYSAQNPSPQPQQLNVQLVPGQLPAAGAPAVQTVQLLPGQLISTSSPGAATIIQGPAAAGQVTFTVVPNTGFTTSTAAVAAVSQGAVAPGVPPPPFSTGTVPHHTPAAPPPLPPPPLPAPLRGDKIICQKEEEAKDATGLHIHERKIEVMENSSLTEGDSSNSKTSNGDVAACAKLLNGRKCMESNLPPYHSGNSQGTLNGPATESHPANGKQALSPGLNTPLEGNSDPKKTLVNGVCDFDRGDSGGNFNKNIPNHIASKQYLGNGEVGPSEKSHGSDPPLPSPPPPQQDTAKAQQAERLANGPQAVGIRPPSELTNGPLGPGHAVPVLRQQLLPNSTLPSTVTLTSQSLAASPANGVASEARGLKRPAENEDRSAAAASSGIPNKVGVRIITISDPNNAGSSATMVAVPAGTDPSTVAKVAIENATQQRNCSPTQAAVSTPTVTPSPPPVCQPAPAGNHSPHLPAQPAPAAPPEPSRKAGQNFKCLWQSCKRWFETPSQVFYHAATQHGGKDVYGGHCLWEGCEPFPRQRLSFITHLQDKHCSREALLAGLKLEEQQAQSPNQTSSQTPPVAGSTPAQRAPKTIVNHPSAALMALRRGSRNLVFRDFTDEKEGPVTKHIRLTAALTLKNIAKHSDCGRMLVKRHETHLSVLALSNMEVSTTLAKCLYELTRSLQA, from the exons ATGGCAAATTCGACGGGGAAAAATCTACTAGATCAGCGAAGGAAAGGACAGGCTTTCCTGGACGAGCTGCGGCAATTTCACCAAAGCAGAGG ATCGCCGTTCAAGAAGATTCCTTTCGTGGGTGGGAAAGAGCTGGATCTGAATGCTCTCTATATCAGAGTCGTCTCTTTAGGTGGATTTGCTAAG GTCTCTGACAAAAACCAATGGATTGAACTTGGAGAAGAGTTTAACTTTCCAAGGAGTTGTTCCAACGCTGCATTTGCTTTAAAACAGTACTACCTTCG ATACTTGGAGAAATATGAGAAAGTCCACCACTTTGGCGAGGATGATGAAGAATCACAGCCGGGGAATCCCAAAGCCTCTCTTCCAATTGGTGCAATTCCCAGCTCTTATAACTACCAGCAACACATTGTATCAG ACTATCTCCGCCAAAGCTATGGACTGTCTACGGATTTCGTTCCGCCGTGCGACTACAACAAACTGGTGCTGTCTCTCCTTTCGGGCCTACCCAACGAAGTGGACTTTGCTGTTAATGTTTGCACTCTGCTTTCAAACGAGAGCAAGCATGCCATGCAGCTGGACAAGGACCCCAAACTGGTCACGTTGCTGTTGGCCCACGCCGGCGTCTTCGACGACT CGCTAGGCAGCTTCTCTGGGGTATTCGGGATGGACTGGAAGGAGAAAACCTCCCGGGATTTTGCCAGG TTCTggaaagaggaggtggaggacacGGAAGTCAGGGAGCTGATCTGGGACAAGAGCAGCCCAGCACAAG ATGGTACGTCGTGTGAGGAGCGCTGGCAGAGCCTCTTCCACCCGCCACGGAACCCGGGTATCAGTGACATGGAGGCCCAGCGGGTGCTGCAGATTGCCGTTATCCTGCGAAACCTCTCCTTTGAGGAGGCCAACGTCAAGCTGCTGGCGGCCAACCGAACGTGCCTGCGTTTCCTTTTGCTCTGCGCCCACTGTAACCTCATCTCACTCCGACAGCTTGGACTTGACACGTTGGGCAACGTGGCTGCCGAG CTCCAGCTGGATCCGGTTGATTTTCGGACGACTCATCTGATCTTTCACACCATCACCAAATGCTTGATGTCCAGGGACAGGTTTCTCAAAATGAGAG CCATGGAGATCCTGGGCAACCTCAGCAAGGCAGAGGACAACGGTGTGCTGATCTGCGAGTATGTAGACCAGGACTCTTACAAGGAGGTGATGATGCTCCTCACCCTCCCCGACCTCATGCTCCTCATGGCCTCTTTGGAGGTGCTGTACCTCCTGGCCCAGCTCGGAGAGGTCCCCTGCAGCAAGATTGCTTCAGTCGACCACAGCATAG ACCTGTTAGTGCGGTTGGTGTCGGTTGACCTTCATACGTTTGGACCTGACGCCCTAACAGCGGTGCGGTTGATCGAGCATCAGGCCAATGCCGACCAGGCAGCCGAGGTTCGACCACAGCTGGTAGAGCAGGTACCGGCAGCTGTGCAGGGAGCGCCAGCAcctg taACAAGGGTCCCAGTTCAGTCCAATCAGCCTCCACCTGGTATTGTTGAACTAGATGGGGAAAAATTTACACTGCAGTG GCTAAACGCACACTTTGAGACACACCCCGAGGGCACCGTCTCTCGATCCGAAATGTATTCCGAGTACCTGGCCACGTGCAGTAAAATGGGACGAAGCAACATCTTGAACTCCACAGGCTTCCTCAAATGTCTGCG GACTGTGTTTCCCAACCACACGATGCGGCGGCAAGAGGAATCCAAGGCCAATGGTCAGATTCATATACTTCTGGTAGGTCTAAGGCGAAGGTCAATCCCCCTGCCCATCCAGCTGTACTaccagcagcctcagcagcaaccacagcagcagaatccggcagcagctcctcctcctccagcagcccGACATGAAGCCCCAGGAGACCCTCAGGCCCCGCCTCCAG GCTTACCTCCTGGGCATCCCAGTCTTGGACCCCAATTTGTCCGGACCCCAGGTTCCAGTCTTGGCACCGCTGGTGCTGCCCCATCCATGGCCTTGACTGCACAGGACCCTCCCCATGGAAGCCACCCGACTGTTTCCCGTCATCCGGTGCCCCCGCAGGTGCCTCTGCAGTCACCACCAAATCCTCTGGCAGCAGCACAACAGGTTCGTCCTGGTACAGTGGTCCAGATTCCAACGTCGGCACCAGCCATCCAGAACCACAGCTCCCAGAACCCCGTCGCTCCAACTGCAgctcagcaacagcagcaacactcCCCGATGCTCCCCACGGGGACACCTGTCACACTGTTTCAGCAGGTACCACAGGGCCACATCCTCACCGCCAGGGTACAAGGTGTGTGCCCTCCAATCACCCAACACCCACCCATGCCTCAAACCCCTTCCCTGTGTGGACCTCAGGGTGGAGCTCCCCAGATGGAGCCTCAGTGTGTTGCTGCAGCATCGACACCCTCTTCTTCCATCCAGGTAGGAGGTGGTCAGGCGTTGAGTATCGCAGGTGTGCCCAATTCCCAGGGGTCTCGCGTCACATTTCAGAATATTGCCCCTAAACCAGCGCCAAATCAGTCAGGTGGACCAGCAGCCACGATAGCCACTCCCAACcagcagcctcagcctcagcagcaggCACAGAGTGTCGTAATAGTCAGTCCCAACCCTCAGCAGAGCCCAGCCTACACCCCTGCCATACACCAGATCGTTCTTACCAACCCCTCCACCATCCCTGGTGCCCAGACTATCCAGATAGCAGGGCAGCCTGGAACTGCTTCGAGCCCCTGCCCGCCTCCAGCTTCTCACTCCAATACCCAGGTCCAGTCCAGTCAAACTGTCAGCCATACACTGTCCATGAAACGGCATCAACCgcagcaacatcagcagcagccgccGCTCCAAATAATTTCCCAAACTCCTCCCTCTCAGCCTACCTCCACTGAGTCCAGCTTGATCAAACAGCTACTGCTTCCAAAGCGAGGGCCTTCTACTCCAGGAGGAAAGCTAATCCTCCCTGCTCCACAGGTGCCCCTTCCTAACAGCACGATAGCCCCTAGTCCACAGGTCATCTATCAGACAAGCTACAGCGCCCAGAATCCCTCTCCTCAGCCCCAGCAGCTCAATGTCCAGCTGGTTCCTGGTCAGCTTCCTGCAGCAGGAGCCCCAGCCGTCCAGACGGTCCAGCTCCTGCCAGGCCAGCTCATTTCCACAAGTAGCCCAGGAGCAGCTACCATCATCCAGGGCCCCGCAGCAGCTGGTCAAGTCACTTTCACCGTGGTCCCGAACACTGGTTTCACCACCTCGAccgctgctgttgctgctgtcagccagGGTGCTGTGGCTCCTGGagttccccctcctccattCTCTACTGGAACCGTGCCCCACCACACCCCAGCAGCTCCACCACcgctaccaccaccaccactgccagCTCCCCTCAGAGGAGACAAAATAATTTGtcaaaaggaggaggaggccaagGATGCCACGGGGCTGCACATCCATGAGAGAAAGATAGAGGTGATGGAGAACTCTTCTTTGACTGAAGGAGACTCCTCCAACAGCAAAACCAGTAATGGTGATGTTGCGGCATGTGCCAAGCTGCTAAACGGTCGAAAGTGCATGGAGTCTAATCTACCTCCATACCACTCAGGGAACAGCCAGGGGACACTCAATGGCCCGGCTACGGAGAGTCACCCTGCTAACGGGAAGCAGGCCCTCTCCCCCGGCCTGAACACCCCTCTGGAGGGCAACTCCGACCCCAAAAAGACTCTAGTCAACGGAGTGTGTGACTTTGATCGGGGTGACAGTGGTGGCaactttaacaaaaacattccaAATCACATTGCTTCCAAACAGTACTTGGGGAACGGGGAGGTGGGCCCCTCTGAGAAGAGTCACGGGTCAGACCCCCCTCTCCCTAGTCCTCCTCCCCCCCAGCAGGACACTGCCAAAGCCCAGCAGGCCGAGCGCCTGGCCAACGGACCGCAGGCAGTAGGCATCAGGCCTCCCTCGGAATTAACCAATGGACCTTTAGGGCCGGGCCACGCCGTGCCTGTGCTAAGACAGCAACTGCTCCCCAATTCCACCCTCCCCTCCACTGTTACTCTTACCTCCCAGAGTCTTGCTGCCTCTCCTGCAAACGGAGTGGCCTCTGAGGCTCGAGGTCTCAAGAGACCGGCTGAGAACGAGGACCGCAGCGCAGCGGCAGCATCCTCGGGGATCCCCAATAAAGTGGGAGTGCGGATCATCACCATCAGTGACCCCAACAACGCCGGCAGCAGTGCCACCATGGTGGCGGTACCAGCAGGAACAGACCCAAGCACAGTAGCCAAAGTAGCAATAGAGAACGCCACTCAGCAGAGGAACTGCTCACCCACACAGGCAGCTGTCTCCACG CCTACAGTTACCCCGTCCCCGCCCCCTGTATGCCAGCCTGCACCAGCAGGTAACCACAGCCCCCACCTCCCAGCACAGCCAGCCCCTGCAGCACCACCAGAGCCTAGCAGGAAAGCAGGGCAGAATTTCAAGTGTCTGTGGCAGTCCTGTAAACG GTGGTTTGAAACGCCGTCTCAGGTGTTTTACCACGCAGCGACGCAACATGGTGGAAAAGATGTGTACGGAGGCCATTGTTTATGGGAAGGATGTGAACCTTTTCCCCGACAGAGACTGTCCTTCATAACGCATTTACAG GATAAGCACTGTTCTCGAGAGGCTTTGCTGGCTGGACTCAAACTAGAGGAGCAGCAGGCACAAAGTCCCAACCAGACTTCTTCCCA GACTCCACCAGTGGCAGGCAGTACTCCAGCACAGCGAGCGCCGAAAACAATCGTGAATCATCCGAGCGCAGCTCTCATGGCCCTACGCAGAGGCTCTCGAAACCTGGTCTTCAGGGACTTCACT GACGAGAAAGAGGGACCAGTGACCAAACACATACGACTAACTGCTGCCTTAACGTTAAAGAACATCGCCAAGCACTCTGACTGTGGTCGCAT GTTGGTAAAGAGGCATGAGACGCACCTCTCTGTGCTCGCACTAAGTAACATGGAGGTTTCCACCACGCTCGCCAAATGCCTTTATGAACTGACACGCTCGCTCCAGGCTTAA